One genomic window of Cyanobacteria bacterium FACHB-DQ100 includes the following:
- a CDS encoding adenylate/guanylate cyclase domain-containing protein, whose protein sequence is MVILQPIPHLVLHSSDLNSRQLPLVGNNCWTIGRSEDNTFVIPDRWISRNHAMLQSMETGEFYLIDLGSRNGTFVNGRRVSIPVTLRNGDRLTFGQTELDFVCPQNRPTANADDSDSRDFTATATLHVRRLISVLVIDIRDFTVLTRQLDEKVLSEVIGTWFRQAGNIIREYGSWVDKYIGDAVMAVWTHGAQGVDRDEALRICQAIAALHQMTSNLYHQYPLPFPLKIGAGVNTGFAMVGNTGSGDRPDYTALGDTVNAAFRLESATKQLGLDIALGERTYQHLAEQIGNVQFLERYCVDLKGYDTPTPTHACSFADLDRFLRATLGTVR, encoded by the coding sequence TGGTGGGAAACAATTGCTGGACGATCGGACGGAGCGAAGACAATACCTTTGTGATTCCCGATCGCTGGATTTCTCGAAATCACGCAATGCTGCAATCGATGGAAACCGGGGAATTTTACCTGATCGATTTGGGCAGTCGGAATGGAACTTTTGTCAATGGGCGACGAGTGAGTATCCCGGTCACTTTGCGGAATGGCGATCGTTTAACCTTTGGGCAAACTGAACTGGATTTTGTTTGCCCCCAAAATCGCCCAACCGCCAACGCTGACGATTCTGACTCTAGAGACTTCACAGCGACCGCAACCCTTCATGTCCGCCGTTTAATCTCAGTTTTGGTGATTGATATTCGAGACTTTACGGTTCTGACGCGCCAACTCGACGAGAAGGTGCTGTCTGAAGTGATCGGGACTTGGTTTCGGCAAGCAGGCAATATTATTCGGGAGTATGGAAGCTGGGTTGACAAGTATATTGGCGATGCGGTGATGGCAGTCTGGACGCACGGAGCGCAGGGAGTCGATCGAGATGAAGCACTGCGGATTTGTCAGGCGATCGCTGCACTACACCAGATGACCAGTAATCTGTATCATCAATACCCGCTACCCTTTCCGTTAAAGATTGGGGCAGGGGTGAATACGGGATTTGCGATGGTGGGCAACACTGGAAGCGGCGATCGACCAGACTATACAGCATTAGGCGACACGGTAAACGCTGCATTTCGGCTGGAATCCGCGACCAAGCAGCTTGGACTAGATATTGCTTTAGGTGAGCGAACTTATCAACATCTCGCGGAACAAATCGGCAATGTGCAGTTTTTGGAGCGCTACTGCGTTGACCTCAAAGGATATGACACGCCGACTCCGACTCATGCTTGCTCGTTTGCCGATCTCGATCGCTTCCTCCGAGCAACGCTAGGGACTGTCCGTTGA
- the psbU gene encoding photosystem II complex extrinsic protein PsbU: MKRLIRFLAVFSLVVGCLGWLSQTAVAANLNRVTVLAADYRNVVEDKMATEFGKKLDLNNTNVRAFRQLPGLYPTLAGLIVKNAPYESVEDVLNIPGLSDKQKELLEANLDNFVATEVSKELVEGGDRYNNGIYR, from the coding sequence ATGAAACGTTTGATTCGCTTTTTGGCGGTTTTTAGTTTGGTGGTGGGCTGTCTGGGTTGGTTATCCCAAACCGCAGTCGCAGCAAACTTGAATAGAGTGACGGTGTTAGCGGCAGACTACCGCAACGTCGTGGAAGATAAAATGGCGACCGAGTTCGGTAAGAAGCTCGATTTGAACAACACGAATGTTCGTGCTTTCCGCCAACTGCCGGGATTGTATCCGACTTTGGCAGGCTTGATTGTGAAAAATGCGCCTTATGAATCGGTAGAGGATGTACTCAACATTCCAGGCTTGAGCGACAAGCAAAAGGAACTTCTAGAAGCGAATTTAGATAACTTCGTGGCGACTGAAGTGTCTAAAGAGCTAGTGGAAGGGGGCGATCGCTATAACAACGGCATTTACCGCTAA